The following are from one region of the Siniperca chuatsi isolate FFG_IHB_CAS linkage group LG21, ASM2008510v1, whole genome shotgun sequence genome:
- the tefb gene encoding TEF transcription factor, PAR bZIP family member b isoform X2: protein MSTANQIVFGDRSDVPDLLKALADYSFSFPASDGTEIEKEKLCSSEDVEGGGAASAGGGSRGAGGGGGGVSASLTPAIWEKTIPYDGETFHLEYMDLDEFLLENGLPVSLEEEELQKSLTSVVGKGKSIPKVTATATTTTTTTTTTPADAAASVSDSASSPSVSATSTVTSDPEESVTCTTLQPAKLEEEEGQEEESLSEEATAEVEVKAKKTDAIEVDINFQPDPTDLVLSSVPGGELFNPRKHKFSEEELKPQPMIKKAKKVFVPDEQKDEKYWSRRKKNNVAAKRSRDARRLKENQITVRASFLERENTALRQQVAEMRKDCGRCKNILARYEAKYGPL from the exons ATGTCTACAGCTAACCAAATTGTCTTCGGAGATAGGAGCGATGTACCTGATCTCCTCAAAGCCTTGGCTGACTATTCCTTCTCCTTCCCTGCCTCTGATGGCACCG aaatagagaaagagaagctGTGCTCATCTGAGGATGTGGAGGGAGGCGGGGCAGCCAGTGCTGGTGGAGGTTCTAGAGgagcaggcggcggcggcggagGGGTATCAGCCTCCTTGACCCCAGCCATTTGGGAGAAGACCATTCCCTATGACGGGGAGACCTTCCACTTGGAGTACATGGATCTGGATGAGTTCCTCCTGGAGAACGGGCTCCCTGTGagcctggaggaggaggagctgcagaaGAGTCTGACCTCAGTGGTAGGCAAAGGCAAATCCATCCCCAAGGTTACTGCCACagctaccaccaccactactactactactactacacctGCAGATGCTGCAGCCTCCGTCTCCGACTCAGCATCTTCCCCCTCGGTCTCCGCCACTTCTACGGTCACCTCAGATCCAGAGGAATCGGTGACATGCACTACGCTACAACCAGCTAAActagaagaagaggaaggacaAGAAGAGGAATCTTTGTCTGAGGAGGCGACAGCAGAAGTGGAAGTGAAAGCGAAGAAAACAG ATGCCATTGAGGTGGACATTAATTTCCAGCCGGATCCCACAGACCTGGTCCTGTCCAGTGTGCCGGGGGGAGAGCTGTTCAACCCGCGCAAACACAAGTTCTCTGAGGAGGAGCTGAAACCGCAGCCTATGATCAAGAAGGCCAAGAAAGTGTTTGTTCCTGATGAACAGAAG GATGAGAAATACTGGTCCAGGAGAAAGAAGAACAATGTGGCTGCAAAGCGTTCTCGTGACGCACGGCGGCTGAAGGAGAACCAGATCACGGTGCGCGCCTCCTTCCTGGAGCGGGAAAACACTGCGCTGCGGCAGCAGGTGGCTGAGATGCGGAAGGACTGTGGTCGCTGCAAGAACATCCTGGCCCGATATGAGGCTAAGTACGGCCCACTGTAA
- the tefb gene encoding TEF transcription factor, PAR bZIP family member b isoform X1, with protein sequence MSTANQIVFGDRSDVPDLLKALADYSFSFPASDGTEIEKEKLCSSEDVEGGGAASAGGGSRGAGGGGGGVSASLTPAIWEKTIPYDGETFHLEYMDLDEFLLENGLPVSLEEEELQKSLTSVVGKGKSIPKVTATATTTTTTTTTTPADAAASVSDSASSPSVSATSTVTSDPEESVTCTTLQPAKLEEEEGQEEESLSEEATAEVEVKAKKTDCNSAERNTPSPIDPDAIEVDINFQPDPTDLVLSSVPGGELFNPRKHKFSEEELKPQPMIKKAKKVFVPDEQKDEKYWSRRKKNNVAAKRSRDARRLKENQITVRASFLERENTALRQQVAEMRKDCGRCKNILARYEAKYGPL encoded by the exons ATGTCTACAGCTAACCAAATTGTCTTCGGAGATAGGAGCGATGTACCTGATCTCCTCAAAGCCTTGGCTGACTATTCCTTCTCCTTCCCTGCCTCTGATGGCACCG aaatagagaaagagaagctGTGCTCATCTGAGGATGTGGAGGGAGGCGGGGCAGCCAGTGCTGGTGGAGGTTCTAGAGgagcaggcggcggcggcggagGGGTATCAGCCTCCTTGACCCCAGCCATTTGGGAGAAGACCATTCCCTATGACGGGGAGACCTTCCACTTGGAGTACATGGATCTGGATGAGTTCCTCCTGGAGAACGGGCTCCCTGTGagcctggaggaggaggagctgcagaaGAGTCTGACCTCAGTGGTAGGCAAAGGCAAATCCATCCCCAAGGTTACTGCCACagctaccaccaccactactactactactactacacctGCAGATGCTGCAGCCTCCGTCTCCGACTCAGCATCTTCCCCCTCGGTCTCCGCCACTTCTACGGTCACCTCAGATCCAGAGGAATCGGTGACATGCACTACGCTACAACCAGCTAAActagaagaagaggaaggacaAGAAGAGGAATCTTTGTCTGAGGAGGCGACAGCAGAAGTGGAAGTGAAAGCGAAGAAAACAG ATTGTAACTCTGCAGAACGTAACACACCCTCCCCCATCGACCCAGATGCCATTGAGGTGGACATTAATTTCCAGCCGGATCCCACAGACCTGGTCCTGTCCAGTGTGCCGGGGGGAGAGCTGTTCAACCCGCGCAAACACAAGTTCTCTGAGGAGGAGCTGAAACCGCAGCCTATGATCAAGAAGGCCAAGAAAGTGTTTGTTCCTGATGAACAGAAG GATGAGAAATACTGGTCCAGGAGAAAGAAGAACAATGTGGCTGCAAAGCGTTCTCGTGACGCACGGCGGCTGAAGGAGAACCAGATCACGGTGCGCGCCTCCTTCCTGGAGCGGGAAAACACTGCGCTGCGGCAGCAGGTGGCTGAGATGCGGAAGGACTGTGGTCGCTGCAAGAACATCCTGGCCCGATATGAGGCTAAGTACGGCCCACTGTAA
- the tefb gene encoding TEF transcription factor, PAR bZIP family member b isoform X3 has protein sequence MDIPPPNILEEGDDEIEKEKLCSSEDVEGGGAASAGGGSRGAGGGGGGVSASLTPAIWEKTIPYDGETFHLEYMDLDEFLLENGLPVSLEEEELQKSLTSVVGKGKSIPKVTATATTTTTTTTTTPADAAASVSDSASSPSVSATSTVTSDPEESVTCTTLQPAKLEEEEGQEEESLSEEATAEVEVKAKKTDCNSAERNTPSPIDPDAIEVDINFQPDPTDLVLSSVPGGELFNPRKHKFSEEELKPQPMIKKAKKVFVPDEQKDEKYWSRRKKNNVAAKRSRDARRLKENQITVRASFLERENTALRQQVAEMRKDCGRCKNILARYEAKYGPL, from the exons ATGGACATTCCTCCTCCTAACATCCTGGAGGAAGGCGACGACG aaatagagaaagagaagctGTGCTCATCTGAGGATGTGGAGGGAGGCGGGGCAGCCAGTGCTGGTGGAGGTTCTAGAGgagcaggcggcggcggcggagGGGTATCAGCCTCCTTGACCCCAGCCATTTGGGAGAAGACCATTCCCTATGACGGGGAGACCTTCCACTTGGAGTACATGGATCTGGATGAGTTCCTCCTGGAGAACGGGCTCCCTGTGagcctggaggaggaggagctgcagaaGAGTCTGACCTCAGTGGTAGGCAAAGGCAAATCCATCCCCAAGGTTACTGCCACagctaccaccaccactactactactactactacacctGCAGATGCTGCAGCCTCCGTCTCCGACTCAGCATCTTCCCCCTCGGTCTCCGCCACTTCTACGGTCACCTCAGATCCAGAGGAATCGGTGACATGCACTACGCTACAACCAGCTAAActagaagaagaggaaggacaAGAAGAGGAATCTTTGTCTGAGGAGGCGACAGCAGAAGTGGAAGTGAAAGCGAAGAAAACAG ATTGTAACTCTGCAGAACGTAACACACCCTCCCCCATCGACCCAGATGCCATTGAGGTGGACATTAATTTCCAGCCGGATCCCACAGACCTGGTCCTGTCCAGTGTGCCGGGGGGAGAGCTGTTCAACCCGCGCAAACACAAGTTCTCTGAGGAGGAGCTGAAACCGCAGCCTATGATCAAGAAGGCCAAGAAAGTGTTTGTTCCTGATGAACAGAAG GATGAGAAATACTGGTCCAGGAGAAAGAAGAACAATGTGGCTGCAAAGCGTTCTCGTGACGCACGGCGGCTGAAGGAGAACCAGATCACGGTGCGCGCCTCCTTCCTGGAGCGGGAAAACACTGCGCTGCGGCAGCAGGTGGCTGAGATGCGGAAGGACTGTGGTCGCTGCAAGAACATCCTGGCCCGATATGAGGCTAAGTACGGCCCACTGTAA
- the LOC122869480 gene encoding protein Tob2 has protein sequence MHLEVKVALNFIVSYLYNKLPRRRADLFGEELERILMSRFEGHWYPEAPLRGSAFRCIHLGAPRDPVVELAAKRSGLDTEEVRANVPAELSVWIDPYEVSYQIGEKGAVKVLYLEDPPGLGCDSERAEGVIREGKGDAEAEEAKSLGFNPDAQVFVPIGSQASPALMPSLSSSPTPLSAQSCPGLFSYPSSSTPTEPAAHSSNTSTPSPPSGGLPYLSTQQPPSALPTVRPQPITFTTASFAATKFGSTKMKKCSGAGSAASSAVVIPPAQRMLSRSPTTISAPELLKHKPLSLSLHSLGGPIASQLSPNAKEFVYPGSPGPLYFDADTQPLQPHASPFQPPHTVNTHPSFDPFSSPPPAQSVGIIGSNGGISYMEKPPFVEGLGSYNLQYPSQSFQPVVLAN, from the coding sequence ATGCATCTAGAAGTTAAGGTTGCCCTCAACTTCATCGTGTCCTACCTGTACAACAAGCTGCCTCGGCGTCGAGCTGACCTGTTTGGCGAGGAGCTGGAGAGGATACTGATGTCTCGTTTCGAGGGGCACTGGTACCCTGAAGCCCCTCTCAGGGGTTCTGCCTTCCGCTGCATTCACCTGGGAGCACCGAGGGACCCCGTGGTGGAGTTGGCCGCCAAGAGAAGCGGACTGGACACGGAGGAAGTGCGTGCAAATGTTCCTGCAGAGCTCAGTGTGTGGATTGACCCTTATGAGGTATCCTACCAGATTGGAGAGAAGGGGGCAGTGAAGGTTCTCTACCTGGAGGACCCTCCAGGCCTCGGGTGTGACAGTGAGAGGGCTGAGGGGGTGATCAGAGAGGGTAAAGGAGATGCAGAGGCGGAGGAGGCAAAGAGTCTGGGCTTCAACCCAGACGCTCAGGTGTTTGTGCCAATTGGAAGCCAGGCGTCTCCTGCCCTCATGCCATCGCTCTCTAGCTCTCCCACACCTCTGTCTGCCCAGTCCTGCCCCGGGCTCTTCAGCTACCCCAGCTCCAGCACGCCCACCGAGCCTGCTGCTCACTCCTCCAACACCTCTACCCCTTCTCCTCCCAGCGGCGGGCTGCCCTACCTCTCCACTCAGCAGCCGCCTTCCGCTCTTCCCACTGTCCGTCCTCAGCCCATCACCTTCACCACCGCCAGCTTCGCCGCCACTAAATTCGGCTCGACCAAAATGAAGAAGTGCAGTGGGGCCGGGTCGGCAGCTAGCTCTGCAGTCGTTATACCGCCTGCCCAGAGGATGCTCTCCCGCTCTCCAACCACCATCTCGGCACCAGAGCTGCTCAAGCACAagcccctgtctctctccttgcACTCCCTCGGAGGCCCCATCGCCAGCCAGCTCTCTCCCAACGCCAAAGAGTTTGTCTACCCAGGATCCCCAGGCCCCCTTTACTTCGATGCTGACACCCAGCCCTTGCAGCCTCATGCCAGCCCATTCCAACCCCCCCACACTGTTAACACCCATCCGTCCTTTGACCCCTTCTCCAGCCCTCCTCCTGCCCAGAGTGTGGGCATCATTGGCAGCAACGGAGGAATCTCCTACATGGAGAAGCCGCCGTTCGTTGAGGGATTAGGAAGCTACAACCTGCAATATCCTAGCCAGTCCTTCCAGCCTGTTGTGCTGGCCAACTAA